In Arachis stenosperma cultivar V10309 chromosome 1, arast.V10309.gnm1.PFL2, whole genome shotgun sequence, one DNA window encodes the following:
- the LOC130977002 gene encoding uncharacterized protein LOC130977002: MITTSDERSMKEVEHLQDSPKENHEERNSAPQLTLKEELKEREILNPYVPFPHRLKGGVAGRMYSRFLDMFASLDVNIPFIKALQQMPSYIKYIKELLARKTSLKGGQTIKINRDCSALIQTELPTKKKDPGSFHIPCAIGETMIDKGLCDLGASINLMPLSLMKKLQINELTPTDVIIKLADKTQKQALGVVENVLVKVGNYFLPTDFVILEMDDTPIILRRPFLATARALIDMERGELVLRIHDEQLTFNVFKLSQEADHDNKELKKESNKGAQALPLRTPVANNQCDQKEHQPSAIQKEP, translated from the coding sequence ATGATCACCACAAGTGATGAGAGGAGTATGAAGGAAGTAGAACACCTCCAAGATAGTCCAAAGGAAAATCATGAAGAAAGAAACTCTGCACCTCAACTCACACTCAAGGAAGAGCTGAAGGAGAGGGAGATACTGAACCCATATGTACCCTTCCCTCACAGGCTTAAGGGTGGTGTAGCAGGGAGAATGTATTCAAGGTTCCTCGAcatgtttgcatctcttgatgtaaatataccattcattaaGGCCCTCCAGCAAATGCCTTCCTATATCAAGTATATAAAGGAGCTACTAGCCAGAAAAACTTCATTGAAGGGTGGACAAACAATAAAGATAAACAGGGATtgcagtgctctcattcaaaCAGAGCTACCCACAAAGAagaaggatccagggagtttccaCATTCCCTGTGCTATAGGAGAGACAATGATTGATAAAGGGCTCTGTGACCTGGGAGCgagcatcaacttaatgcctctatccctcatgaaaaagcttcaaatcaatGAGCTAACACCCACAGATGTAATCATCAAACTGGCTGACAAAACCCAAAAGCAGGCATTAGGAGTGGTTGAGaatgtgttagtgaaggttgggaACTACTTCCTCCCCACAGATTTTGTCATCCTGGAAATGGATGACACACCCATCATTCTGAgaaggccattcttagccacagccagagcactTATAGATATGGAGCGAGGAGAGCTAGtattgagaatacatgatgagcaGCTCACCTTCAATGTTTTCAAACTCTCACAAGAAGCAGATCATGATAACAAAGAGCTGAAGAAAGAGTCAAACAAGGGAGCTCAAGCACTTCCCCTAAGAACTCCTGTGGCTAATAACCAATGTGATCAGAAAGAACATCAACCAAGTGCAATCCAAAAGGAACcatga